From the Lepisosteus oculatus isolate fLepOcu1 chromosome 1, fLepOcu1.hap2, whole genome shotgun sequence genome, one window contains:
- the tmem165 gene encoding putative divalent cation/proton antiporter TMEM165 isoform X1: MYRLPGSARRQGARLLCALLLAGLCLPAGVRGIQEEQPPAQEQAPQELQKLPSAQPGGPVISEDDPSRGNLGFIHAFVAAISVIIVSELGDKTFFIAAIMAMRYNRLTVLAGAMLALGVMTCLSVLFGYATTIIPRIYTYYVSTALFAIFGVRMLREGLKMSPDEGQEELEEVQAEIKKKDEELQRSKLLNGAADVEAGPGTAMPSKRWQSIISPIFIQAFTLTFLAEWGDRSQLTTIVLAAREDPFGVAVGGTLGHCLCTGLAVIGGRMIAQKISVRTVTIIGGIVFLAFALSALFIKPDAGF; encoded by the exons ATGTATCGGCTCCCCGGTAGCGCCCGCAGGCAGGGAGCCCGTCTGCTCTGCGCTCTGCTGCTGGCCGGGCTCTGTCTGCCGGCCGGCGTGAGGGGCATCCAGGAGGAGCAGCCGCCGGCGCAGGAGCAAGCCCCGCAAGAG TTGCAGAAGCTGCCCAGCGCCCAGCCCGGAGGCCCCGTGATCAGCGAGGACGATCCCAGCAGAGGGAACCTGGGCTTCATCCATGCCTTCGTGGCGGCGATCTCTGTCATCATCGTGTCCGAGCTGGGGGACAAGACCTTCTTCATCGCCGCCATCATGGCCATGCGCTACAACCGGCTGACTGTGCTGGCTGGCGCCATGCTGGCTCTGGGGGTGATGACCTGCCTGTCCG TGCTTTTCGGCTACGCCACGACCATCATCCCTAGGATATACACCTACTACGTGTCCACGGCGCTCTTCGCCATCTTCGGCGTGCGCATGCTGCGGGAGGGGCTGAAGATGAGCCCGGACGAGggccaggaggagctggaggaggtTCAGGCTGAGATCAAGAAGAAGGATGAAGAG CTCCAGCGGTCCAAGCTGCTGAACGGCGCCGCGGACGTCGAAGCCGGCCCGGGAACGGCGATGCCCTCGAAGAGGTGGCAAAGCATCATCTCCCCCATCTTCATCCAGGCCTTCACACTCACGTTCCTCGCCGAGTGGGGCGACCGGTCACAACTGACCACCATCGTCCTGGCCGCCCGAGAG GACCCTTTTGGAGTGGCTGTGGGAGGGACACTTGGGCATTGCTTGTGCACAGGACTTGCGGTTATTGGTGGAAGGATGATCGCTCAGAAAATCTCGGTCAGAACGG tgaccatAATAGGAGGGATTGTTTTCTTGGCGTTTGCCCTCTCGGCCCTCTTCATCAAACCGGACGCCGGGTTCTGA
- the tmem165 gene encoding putative divalent cation/proton antiporter TMEM165 isoform X2: MYRLPGSARRQGARLLCALLLAGLCLPAGVRGIQEEQPPAQEQAPQEKLPSAQPGGPVISEDDPSRGNLGFIHAFVAAISVIIVSELGDKTFFIAAIMAMRYNRLTVLAGAMLALGVMTCLSVLFGYATTIIPRIYTYYVSTALFAIFGVRMLREGLKMSPDEGQEELEEVQAEIKKKDEELQRSKLLNGAADVEAGPGTAMPSKRWQSIISPIFIQAFTLTFLAEWGDRSQLTTIVLAAREDPFGVAVGGTLGHCLCTGLAVIGGRMIAQKISVRTVTIIGGIVFLAFALSALFIKPDAGF, from the exons ATGTATCGGCTCCCCGGTAGCGCCCGCAGGCAGGGAGCCCGTCTGCTCTGCGCTCTGCTGCTGGCCGGGCTCTGTCTGCCGGCCGGCGTGAGGGGCATCCAGGAGGAGCAGCCGCCGGCGCAGGAGCAAGCCCCGCAAGAG AAGCTGCCCAGCGCCCAGCCCGGAGGCCCCGTGATCAGCGAGGACGATCCCAGCAGAGGGAACCTGGGCTTCATCCATGCCTTCGTGGCGGCGATCTCTGTCATCATCGTGTCCGAGCTGGGGGACAAGACCTTCTTCATCGCCGCCATCATGGCCATGCGCTACAACCGGCTGACTGTGCTGGCTGGCGCCATGCTGGCTCTGGGGGTGATGACCTGCCTGTCCG TGCTTTTCGGCTACGCCACGACCATCATCCCTAGGATATACACCTACTACGTGTCCACGGCGCTCTTCGCCATCTTCGGCGTGCGCATGCTGCGGGAGGGGCTGAAGATGAGCCCGGACGAGggccaggaggagctggaggaggtTCAGGCTGAGATCAAGAAGAAGGATGAAGAG CTCCAGCGGTCCAAGCTGCTGAACGGCGCCGCGGACGTCGAAGCCGGCCCGGGAACGGCGATGCCCTCGAAGAGGTGGCAAAGCATCATCTCCCCCATCTTCATCCAGGCCTTCACACTCACGTTCCTCGCCGAGTGGGGCGACCGGTCACAACTGACCACCATCGTCCTGGCCGCCCGAGAG GACCCTTTTGGAGTGGCTGTGGGAGGGACACTTGGGCATTGCTTGTGCACAGGACTTGCGGTTATTGGTGGAAGGATGATCGCTCAGAAAATCTCGGTCAGAACGG tgaccatAATAGGAGGGATTGTTTTCTTGGCGTTTGCCCTCTCGGCCCTCTTCATCAAACCGGACGCCGGGTTCTGA
- the tmem165 gene encoding putative divalent cation/proton antiporter TMEM165 isoform X3 — MYRLPGSARRQGARLLCALLLAGLCLPAGVRGIQEEQPPAQEQAPQELQKLPSAQPGGPVISEDDPSRGNLGFIHAFVAAISVIIVSELGDKTFFIAAIMAMRYNRLTVLAGAMLALGVMTCLSVLFGYATTIIPRIYTYYVSTALFAIFGVRMLREGLKMSPDEGQEELEEVQAEIKKKDEELQRSKLLNGAADVEAGPGTAMPSKRWQSIISPIFIQAFTLTFLAEWGDRSQLTTIVLAARE, encoded by the exons ATGTATCGGCTCCCCGGTAGCGCCCGCAGGCAGGGAGCCCGTCTGCTCTGCGCTCTGCTGCTGGCCGGGCTCTGTCTGCCGGCCGGCGTGAGGGGCATCCAGGAGGAGCAGCCGCCGGCGCAGGAGCAAGCCCCGCAAGAG TTGCAGAAGCTGCCCAGCGCCCAGCCCGGAGGCCCCGTGATCAGCGAGGACGATCCCAGCAGAGGGAACCTGGGCTTCATCCATGCCTTCGTGGCGGCGATCTCTGTCATCATCGTGTCCGAGCTGGGGGACAAGACCTTCTTCATCGCCGCCATCATGGCCATGCGCTACAACCGGCTGACTGTGCTGGCTGGCGCCATGCTGGCTCTGGGGGTGATGACCTGCCTGTCCG TGCTTTTCGGCTACGCCACGACCATCATCCCTAGGATATACACCTACTACGTGTCCACGGCGCTCTTCGCCATCTTCGGCGTGCGCATGCTGCGGGAGGGGCTGAAGATGAGCCCGGACGAGggccaggaggagctggaggaggtTCAGGCTGAGATCAAGAAGAAGGATGAAGAG CTCCAGCGGTCCAAGCTGCTGAACGGCGCCGCGGACGTCGAAGCCGGCCCGGGAACGGCGATGCCCTCGAAGAGGTGGCAAAGCATCATCTCCCCCATCTTCATCCAGGCCTTCACACTCACGTTCCTCGCCGAGTGGGGCGACCGGTCACAACTGACCACCATCGTCCTGGCCGCCCGAGAG tga